The following proteins come from a genomic window of Streptomyces sp. GS7:
- a CDS encoding RelA/SpoT family protein yields MSAEATNPGNPEAAGRKRGRPRPALRGLRRIGRAALLGPTTRDGLPDALEHVAKVHRRHHPDADLDILSKAYQLAESSHRGQLRKSGEPYITHPLAVTLILAELGAETTALTASLLHDTVEDTEVTLDQVRAEFGAEVCYLVDGVTKLEKVDYGAAAEPETFRKMLVATGNDVRVMSIKLADRLHNMRTLGVMRPEKQARIAKVTRDVLIPLAERLGVQALKTELEDLVFAILHPEEYVTTRQLVRSYAGRPDPLAAIAGRTRTILADAGIEAEVLVRPRHFVSVHRVLLARGQLTGADLGRLLVLVAEDADCYAVLGELHTCFTPVVSEFKDFIAAPKFNLYQSLHTAVSGEAGEIAETLIRTHQMHRVAEAGVIALGNPYAPTDGADAPEGERADPTRPGWLDRLLEWQRTTPDPDTFWTSLRDDLAQDREITVFCTGAPADGAPDGSAGPAGGAIGLPAGASCVDAAYARHGEAAHCCIGARVNGRLATLGTVLHDGDSLHLLMAPDSAAGPSPEWLDHARTPAARLAIARWLARPPGGGEPPAAPAGQGGERRRAPGYRPTGPDRQAAASGLAVADLPGAAVRLAGCCTPVPPDTVTGFAVRGGTVTVHRALCPAVARMAAMGRQPVGVRWRGAGKGGHGCRVTLLAEAFSRPHLLADLTEAIAAQGAAVVSAAVEPPHEQLVRHTYTLHLPNAAGLPSLMRAMRQVPGVFDVLRAGRPRPAAAMRP; encoded by the coding sequence ATGAGCGCAGAGGCCACGAACCCTGGTAACCCTGAAGCAGCGGGCCGCAAGCGCGGACGCCCCCGGCCGGCGCTGCGGGGGCTGCGCCGTATCGGGCGCGCCGCGCTGCTCGGCCCGACCACCCGCGACGGCCTCCCGGACGCCCTGGAGCACGTCGCCAAGGTCCACCGCCGCCACCACCCCGACGCCGACCTGGACATCCTCAGCAAGGCGTACCAGCTCGCCGAGTCCTCGCACCGCGGGCAGCTGCGCAAGAGCGGCGAGCCGTACATCACCCACCCCCTCGCGGTGACCCTGATCCTCGCCGAACTGGGCGCGGAGACCACCGCGTTGACCGCCTCCCTGCTCCACGACACCGTCGAGGACACGGAAGTGACGCTCGATCAGGTACGGGCGGAGTTCGGCGCGGAGGTCTGCTATCTGGTCGACGGCGTCACCAAGCTGGAGAAGGTCGACTACGGCGCCGCGGCCGAGCCGGAGACCTTCCGCAAGATGCTGGTGGCGACCGGCAACGACGTGCGGGTGATGTCCATCAAGCTCGCCGACCGGCTGCACAACATGCGCACGCTCGGCGTGATGCGGCCCGAGAAACAGGCCCGGATCGCCAAGGTGACCCGTGACGTCCTGATCCCGCTCGCCGAACGCCTCGGCGTCCAGGCGCTGAAGACCGAGCTGGAGGACCTGGTCTTCGCGATCCTGCACCCGGAGGAGTACGTCACGACCCGGCAGCTGGTCCGGTCGTACGCCGGGCGGCCCGATCCGCTCGCCGCGATCGCCGGGCGGACCCGTACGATCCTGGCCGACGCCGGGATCGAGGCCGAAGTCCTGGTCCGGCCACGGCACTTCGTCTCCGTGCACCGCGTCCTGCTGGCGCGCGGGCAGCTGACCGGCGCGGATCTGGGACGGCTGCTGGTGCTGGTGGCGGAGGACGCCGACTGCTACGCCGTCCTCGGTGAGCTGCACACCTGCTTCACGCCGGTCGTCTCCGAGTTCAAGGACTTCATCGCCGCCCCCAAGTTCAACCTCTACCAGTCGCTGCACACCGCCGTGAGCGGCGAGGCCGGCGAGATCGCCGAGACCCTGATCCGCACGCACCAGATGCACCGGGTGGCGGAGGCCGGGGTGATCGCGCTGGGCAATCCGTACGCGCCCACGGACGGCGCGGACGCCCCCGAGGGCGAGCGGGCCGACCCCACCCGCCCCGGATGGCTCGACCGGCTGCTGGAGTGGCAGCGCACCACCCCTGACCCGGACACCTTCTGGACCTCGCTGCGCGACGACCTCGCCCAGGACCGGGAGATCACCGTCTTCTGCACCGGCGCGCCCGCGGACGGGGCGCCGGACGGCTCCGCGGGCCCCGCCGGCGGCGCGATCGGCCTGCCGGCCGGCGCGAGCTGCGTGGACGCGGCGTACGCCCGCCACGGCGAGGCGGCGCACTGCTGCATCGGCGCCCGGGTCAACGGGCGGCTCGCCACCCTCGGCACCGTCCTGCACGACGGCGACAGCCTGCACCTGCTGATGGCCCCGGACTCCGCCGCCGGCCCCTCGCCCGAGTGGCTCGACCACGCCCGGACGCCCGCCGCCCGGCTCGCCATCGCCCGTTGGCTGGCCCGTCCCCCGGGCGGTGGCGAGCCGCCCGCCGCCCCCGCCGGTCAGGGCGGCGAACGGCGCAGGGCCCCGGGGTACCGCCCCACCGGACCGGACCGGCAGGCCGCCGCCTCCGGGCTCGCGGTGGCGGACCTGCCCGGGGCCGCGGTCCGGCTGGCCGGCTGCTGCACCCCGGTGCCGCCGGACACCGTCACCGGGTTCGCGGTCCGCGGCGGCACGGTCACGGTCCACCGCGCGCTGTGTCCCGCCGTGGCGCGGATGGCGGCGATGGGCCGGCAGCCGGTCGGGGTGCGCTGGCGGGGCGCCGGGAAGGGCGGCCACGGCTGCCGGGTGACCCTCCTGGCGGAGGCGTTCAGCAGGCCGCACCTGCTGGCCGACCTCACCGAGGCGATCGCCGCCCAGGGCGCCGCCGTGGTGTCGGCCGCGGTCGAGCCCCCGCACGAACAACTGGTGCGGCACACGTACACGCTCCACCTGCCCAACGCCGCCGGGCTGCCCTCCCTGATGCGGGCGATGCGCCAAGTGCCCGGCGTGTTCGACGTGTTGCGGGCGGGCCGGCCCCGCCCCGCCGCCGCGATGCGGCCCTGA
- the dapF gene encoding diaminopimelate epimerase — MTSTQRIAFLKGHGTENDFVIVPDPDGRLDLSAAAVARICDRRAGVGGDGLLRVVRSAVHPEARAQAGEAEWFMDYRNGDGSIAEMCGNGVRVFARYLLHAGLVEAGDLAIATRAGVRRVHLAKSGDVTVAMGRAELPEDGVVVTLGGRSWPARNVGMGNPHAVAFVEDLAHAGDLYTTPPFSPAAVYPDGVNIEFVVDRGPRHVAMRVHERGSGETRSCGTGACAVAVATARRDGVDPAETGTPVTYTVDVLGGSLTITELPDGTVEMTGPAVIVAEGSFEPEWLTGALGA; from the coding sequence GTGACCAGCACGCAGCGCATCGCCTTCCTCAAGGGCCACGGCACCGAGAACGACTTCGTGATCGTCCCGGATCCGGACGGTCGGCTCGATCTGTCCGCGGCGGCCGTCGCCCGGATCTGCGACCGGCGGGCCGGTGTCGGCGGCGACGGGCTGCTGCGCGTCGTGCGATCCGCCGTCCACCCGGAGGCGCGGGCGCAGGCCGGCGAGGCCGAGTGGTTCATGGACTACCGCAACGGCGACGGTTCGATCGCGGAGATGTGCGGCAACGGCGTCCGGGTCTTCGCCCGGTACCTGCTGCACGCGGGGCTGGTCGAGGCCGGCGACCTCGCGATCGCGACCCGCGCCGGGGTGCGCCGGGTCCATCTGGCCAAGTCCGGCGACGTCACCGTCGCCATGGGCCGGGCCGAGCTGCCCGAGGACGGTGTGGTGGTCACGCTCGGCGGGCGCAGCTGGCCGGCCCGCAACGTCGGCATGGGCAATCCGCACGCCGTCGCGTTCGTCGAGGACCTGGCGCACGCCGGCGACCTGTACACCACGCCGCCGTTCAGCCCGGCAGCGGTGTATCCGGACGGTGTGAACATCGAGTTCGTCGTCGACCGCGGCCCGCGCCATGTGGCGATGCGGGTGCACGAGCGAGGCTCCGGCGAGACCCGCTCGTGCGGCACCGGCGCCTGCGCGGTGGCGGTGGCCACCGCCCGCCGCGACGGCGTGGACCCGGCCGAGACCGGCACGCCCGTCACGTACACCGTCGATGTGCTCGGCGGCAGCCTGACGATCACCGAGCTGCCGGACGGCACGGTCGAGATGACCGGCCCGGCCGTGATCGTCGCCGAGGGCAGCTTCGAGCCGGAGTGGCTGACGGGCGCGCTCGGCGCCTGA
- the hflX gene encoding GTPase HflX, with protein sequence MTSSSSLPQDRQRLPESLRADALMEEDVAWSHEIDGERDGDQYDRSERAALRRVAGLSTELEDVTEVEYRQLRLERVVLVGVWTSGTVQDAENSLAELAALAETAGALVLDGVVQRRDKPDPATYIGSGKALELRDIVLESGADTVVCDGELSPGQLIHLEDVVKVKVVDRTALILDIFAQHAKSREGKAQVSLAQMQYMLPRLRGWGQSLSRQMGGGGSGSAGGGMATRGPGETKIETDRRRIREKMAKMRREIAEMKTGRDIKRQERRRNKVPSVAIAGYTNAGKSSLLNRLTGAGVLVENALFATLDPTVRRAETPSGRLYTLADTVGFVRHLPHHLVEAFRSTMEEVGDSDLILHVVDGSHPVPEEQLAAVREVIRDVGATNVPEIVVVNKADAADPLVLQRLLRQEKRAIVVSARTGQGLTELLTLLDEELPRPQVEIEVLVPYTQGALVSRAHAEGEVISEEHTADGTVLKARVHEELAAEFRPFVPAA encoded by the coding sequence ATGACCTCCTCTTCTTCCCTTCCGCAGGACCGGCAGCGCCTCCCCGAGAGCCTTCGGGCCGACGCCCTGATGGAAGAGGACGTCGCCTGGAGCCACGAGATCGACGGGGAGCGCGACGGCGACCAGTACGACCGCTCCGAGCGCGCGGCACTGCGCCGCGTGGCCGGCCTGTCCACCGAGCTCGAAGACGTCACCGAGGTCGAGTACCGGCAGCTGCGCCTGGAGCGCGTGGTGCTCGTCGGCGTCTGGACGTCCGGGACGGTGCAGGACGCGGAGAACTCCCTCGCCGAGCTGGCGGCGCTGGCCGAGACCGCCGGCGCCCTGGTGCTCGACGGCGTGGTCCAGCGTCGCGACAAGCCGGACCCGGCGACGTACATCGGCTCCGGCAAGGCGCTGGAGCTGCGCGACATCGTGCTCGAATCCGGCGCGGACACCGTGGTGTGCGACGGTGAGCTCTCCCCGGGCCAGCTGATCCACCTGGAGGACGTCGTCAAGGTCAAGGTGGTCGACCGGACCGCCCTGATCCTCGACATCTTCGCCCAGCACGCCAAGTCCCGGGAGGGCAAGGCGCAGGTCTCGCTGGCGCAGATGCAGTACATGCTCCCCAGGCTCCGCGGCTGGGGCCAGTCGCTGTCCCGGCAGATGGGTGGCGGTGGCTCCGGTTCGGCGGGCGGCGGTATGGCCACCCGCGGTCCCGGTGAGACCAAGATCGAGACGGACCGGCGGCGGATCCGCGAGAAGATGGCGAAGATGCGCCGGGAGATCGCGGAGATGAAGACCGGCCGCGACATCAAGCGCCAGGAGCGCCGGCGCAACAAGGTCCCCTCGGTCGCCATCGCCGGCTACACCAACGCCGGCAAGTCCTCGCTGCTCAACCGCCTCACCGGCGCCGGAGTCCTGGTGGAGAACGCCCTGTTCGCCACCCTGGACCCGACCGTCCGGCGGGCCGAGACCCCCAGCGGGCGGCTGTACACCCTCGCCGACACCGTCGGCTTCGTCCGGCATCTGCCGCACCACCTCGTCGAGGCGTTCCGCTCCACGATGGAGGAGGTCGGCGACTCCGACCTGATCCTCCATGTGGTCGACGGCTCCCATCCGGTGCCGGAGGAGCAGCTGGCGGCGGTGCGCGAGGTGATCCGCGACGTGGGCGCGACGAACGTGCCCGAGATCGTGGTCGTCAACAAGGCCGACGCGGCAGATCCGTTGGTGCTCCAGCGGCTGCTGCGCCAGGAGAAGCGCGCCATCGTGGTCTCGGCCCGTACGGGCCAGGGCCTGACGGAGCTGCTGACCCTCCTCGACGAGGAACTCCCGCGTCCCCAGGTCGAGATCGAGGTGCTGGTGCCCTACACCCAGGGCGCCCTGGTCTCGCGGGCGCACGCCGAGGGCGAGGTCATCTCCGAGGAGCACACCGCCGACGGCACGGTCCTCAAGGCGCGGGTGCACGAGGAACTGGCCGCCGAGTTCCGCCCGTTCGTCCCGGCCGCCTAG
- a CDS encoding M1 family metallopeptidase, producing the protein MSLPLRRPSGGSDGPAARPATDHSAPARRRFHAVPGRIPRRAAALGLAIAATLAAAEPPVVPLGLGDRLFPTLGNTGYHVTSYDVSMNYSGRSDRPLEAVTVINARSTGNLDRLSLDFARGAVRSAEIDGAPARHQQEGEHLVLTPAAHISPGQKLRIVVHHTSNPVGAGDGGWIRTKDGLAMANQADAAHRVFPCNDHPSDKAYFTFHITAPQGLVVVANGLPVGQATRGPRRTWTYRTSHPMATELAQISIGRSAVLTQHGPHGLPIRDVVPAVDRPLLARWLAKTPGQVAWMENKVGRFPFETYGVLTADASTGFELETQTLSLFEKRLFTMVQLPDWYVESVMVHELSHQWFGDSVSPRRWSDVWLNEAHATWYEMLYAQEKGDSRASMETRMRHAYENSDGWRAEGGPPALPKLPDHGQKISIFRPVIYDGSALVLYALRHKLGTQGFDRLERAWVQKHRDGVAGTADFINLASQIYGHNLSGFFWEWLYGTKTPAMPGHPDWKPRAAGSAGGRKARVSGRAALHPGWPLPGRHAAP; encoded by the coding sequence ATGTCCCTTCCCTTGCGCCGCCCGTCCGGCGGGTCCGACGGGCCCGCCGCCCGCCCCGCTACCGACCACTCCGCGCCCGCACGGCGCCGCTTCCACGCCGTACCCGGCCGGATCCCGCGCCGGGCCGCGGCCCTCGGCCTCGCGATCGCCGCCACGCTCGCCGCGGCAGAGCCGCCGGTCGTGCCACTGGGCCTCGGCGACCGCCTCTTCCCGACGCTCGGCAACACCGGCTACCACGTCACGTCCTACGACGTGTCGATGAACTACTCCGGCCGCAGCGACCGGCCGCTGGAAGCGGTCACCGTGATCAACGCCCGCTCCACCGGCAACCTCGACCGGCTCAGCCTCGACTTCGCGCGCGGCGCCGTCCGCTCCGCGGAGATCGACGGGGCGCCCGCCAGGCACCAGCAGGAGGGCGAGCACCTGGTGCTCACCCCGGCCGCCCACATCTCCCCGGGGCAGAAGCTGCGCATCGTCGTCCACCACACCAGCAATCCGGTCGGCGCGGGCGACGGCGGCTGGATCCGCACCAAGGACGGGCTGGCGATGGCCAATCAGGCCGACGCCGCGCACCGGGTCTTCCCCTGCAACGACCACCCCTCCGACAAGGCGTACTTCACCTTCCACATCACCGCGCCCCAGGGGCTGGTGGTGGTCGCCAACGGGCTGCCGGTGGGGCAGGCCACCCGCGGGCCGCGCCGCACCTGGACGTACCGCACCTCCCACCCCATGGCCACCGAGCTGGCGCAGATCTCCATCGGGCGGTCCGCCGTGCTCACGCAGCACGGACCGCACGGGCTGCCGATCCGCGATGTGGTCCCGGCCGTCGACCGGCCCCTCCTGGCGCGCTGGCTCGCCAAGACGCCGGGCCAGGTGGCCTGGATGGAGAACAAGGTCGGACGCTTCCCGTTCGAGACCTACGGGGTGCTGACGGCGGACGCCAGCACCGGTTTCGAGCTGGAGACCCAGACCCTCTCGCTCTTCGAGAAGCGCCTGTTCACCATGGTTCAGCTGCCCGACTGGTACGTCGAGTCGGTGATGGTGCACGAGCTGTCCCACCAGTGGTTCGGCGACAGCGTCAGCCCCCGCCGGTGGTCCGACGTCTGGCTCAACGAGGCGCACGCGACCTGGTACGAGATGCTCTACGCCCAGGAGAAGGGCGACAGCCGCGCCTCCATGGAGACACGGATGCGCCACGCGTACGAGAACTCGGACGGCTGGCGCGCCGAAGGCGGCCCGCCCGCCCTGCCCAAGCTCCCCGACCACGGCCAGAAGATCAGCATCTTCCGGCCGGTGATCTACGACGGCAGCGCCCTGGTCCTGTACGCGCTGCGTCACAAGCTGGGAACGCAGGGCTTCGACCGCCTTGAACGGGCCTGGGTGCAGAAGCACCGCGACGGGGTGGCCGGCACCGCCGACTTCATCAACCTGGCCTCGCAGATCTACGGCCACAACCTCTCCGGCTTCTTCTGGGAATGGCTGTACGGCACCAAGACCCCGGCGATGCCCGGCCACCCCGACTGGAAGCCCCGGGCGGCCGGGAGCGCCGGCGGCCGGAAGGCGCGGGTGTCGGGCCGGGCCGCCCTGCATCCCGGGTGGCCGCTGCCCGGACGGCACGCGGCCCCGTAG
- the miaA gene encoding tRNA (adenosine(37)-N6)-dimethylallyltransferase MiaA, with amino-acid sequence MNTVVPTPRVIAVVGPTAAGKSDLGVALARHLGGEVINADSMQLYRGMDIGTAKLTPEERQGVPHHLLDIWDVTRAANVAEYQRLARAEIDRLLAEGRTPVLVGGSGLYVRGALDALEFPGTDPAVRARLEAELAELGSGALHTRLAAADPEAAHAILPGNGRRIVRALEVIEITGRPFTANLPGHESVYDTVQIGVDVERPELDERIARRVDRMWEAGLVDEVRRLEAAGLREGLTASRALGYQQVLAQLAGECTEQEARDETVRATKRFARRQDSWFRRDPRVHWLSGAADRRADLPGLALELLERPVTA; translated from the coding sequence GTGAACACCGTCGTCCCCACTCCTCGGGTCATCGCCGTCGTCGGCCCCACCGCGGCCGGAAAGTCCGATCTGGGCGTCGCGCTCGCCCGGCACCTGGGCGGCGAGGTGATCAACGCCGACTCGATGCAGCTCTACCGTGGCATGGACATCGGCACCGCCAAGCTCACACCGGAGGAGCGGCAGGGCGTCCCGCACCACCTCCTCGACATCTGGGACGTCACCCGCGCGGCCAACGTCGCCGAGTACCAGCGGCTGGCCCGCGCCGAGATCGACCGGCTGCTCGCCGAGGGCCGCACCCCGGTCCTCGTGGGCGGCTCCGGCCTGTACGTACGCGGCGCCCTCGACGCCCTGGAATTCCCCGGCACCGACCCCGCCGTCCGCGCCCGCCTGGAGGCCGAACTGGCCGAACTGGGCAGCGGCGCCCTGCACACCCGGCTGGCCGCCGCCGATCCCGAGGCCGCCCACGCGATCCTGCCCGGCAACGGCCGCCGCATCGTGCGCGCCCTGGAGGTCATCGAGATCACCGGCCGCCCCTTCACCGCCAACCTCCCCGGTCACGAATCCGTCTACGACACCGTGCAGATCGGCGTCGACGTCGAGCGGCCCGAACTCGACGAGCGGATCGCGCGCCGGGTGGACCGCATGTGGGAGGCGGGCCTGGTCGACGAGGTGCGCCGCCTGGAGGCCGCGGGGCTGCGCGAGGGCCTGACGGCCTCCCGGGCGCTCGGCTACCAGCAGGTGCTCGCCCAGCTGGCGGGGGAGTGTACCGAGCAGGAGGCGCGGGACGAGACGGTGCGCGCCACCAAGCGATTCGCGCGCCGTCAGGACTCGTGGTTCCGCCGGGACCCCCGGGTCCACTGGCTCAGCGGGGCCGCCGACCGCCGGGCCGACCTCCCCGGGCTCGCGCTGGAGTTGCTCGAACGACCGGTCACAGCCTGA